One Sander vitreus isolate 19-12246 chromosome 23, sanVit1, whole genome shotgun sequence DNA window includes the following coding sequences:
- the LOC144511997 gene encoding suppressor APC domain-containing protein 2 gives MACRPPDSGSYTVVIIPLRTSLCSLDALRFYLWVKRLRDLEKEKDALCSGLEILEKARLWYLQRLEEYRARQDNTESNSGVGSCQGGAAEAWSCLLRSRIQRVNGSLGSVMSEPNVSSSSTSLPDAVADSDLRWHNTVLTKEVSDKNRQISMLELEKDALLEQLDELQAH, from the exons ATGGCCTGTCGTCCCCCCGACTCTGGCTCCTACACTGTGGTTATCATCCCGCTCAGGACCAGCCTCTGCAGCCTGGACGCACTTCGCTTCTACCTATGG GTTAAGCGTCTGAGGGATCTAGAGAAGGAGAAGGACGCACTGTGCTCGGGTCTGGAGATCCTGGAGAAGGCCCGTCTCTGGTACCTGCAGCGGCTGGAGGAGTACAGAGCCAGGCAGGACAACACCGAGAGCAACAGTGGGGTCGGTTCCTGCCAGGGAGGTGCAGCAGAG GCATGGTCTTGCCTCCTCAGGTCTCGTATCCAGCGAGTGAATGGCTCTCTGGGCTCTGTGATGAGTGAGCCcaatgtcagcagcagcagcacctctCTGCCTGACGCTGTGGCAGACAGCGACCTCCGCTGGCACAACACAGTACTGACTAAG GAGGTGAGTGACAAGAATCGTCAGATCTCCATGTTAGAATTGGAAAAAGACGCTCTCCTTGAACAGCTCGATGAACTGCAG